The region TAATTTAatccacaagaaaataaaaagcccaATATCTTTAATGATTTTTTCTCTTCTAGTCAACCTAAATTGGTTTAattgctgttttttatttgtttatttggttggttgattggtttttctatttcattttggttttggtttttttattttactttaattttatattattttaagtcCTGAGATaaatgtgcaggacgtgcaggcttgttacacaggtaaacatgtgccatggtggtttgctgccccaCTGTtgtgtctctctctcaaaatatatcATAGGACCCTCTAGCCATCTCCTCGTGTTTCTTTGGCCAAGGCAGTTTTTCCCACTCTTTCATACTCATTCGGCAGTTATATGAAAGAAGAATAGGAACAACTACAATTTATTCTAGGCCACTTAGAATCAAACCCAATTTCCAGATCCACATTCAGAAAAATGGGAAATTGAATAGATTGGTATTGTGTTACAGACAGGCACTAGGAGTAGAAGGGGTTGTGAGTCATCTAGTCAGTAATATCTACTATAAAGCCGGGAGACTCTCTgtgtgagatttttatttttgttacagaaGAAATAGTTTGCTGTGCTTTAATGAACACTGTCAAGAGAAGAAACTATAGCTATCACTTATCTCCACATGTTCAGAAGCTTTTCATCAACCCAGACCCCAAAATGACATGTTGCTCTTTCTTCCTCAGAAACATGAATTCTGGAATCTCGCAAGTCTTCCAGAGGGAACTCACCTGCCCCATCTGCCTGAACTACTTCATAGACCCGGTCACCATAGACTGTGGGCACAGCTTTTGCAGGCCCTGTTTCTACCTCAACTGGCAAGACATCCCAATTCTTACTCAGTGCTTTGAATGCCTGAAGACAACACAGCAGAGAAACCTCAAAACTAACATTCGATTGAAGAAGATGGCTTCCCATGCCAGAAAAGCCAGTCTCTGGCTATTCCTGAGCTCTGAGGAGCAAATGTGTGGCACTCACAGGGAGGCAAAGAAGATATTCTGTGAAGTGGACAGGAGCCTGCTCTGTTTGCTGTGCTCCAGCTCTCAGGAGCACCGGTATCACAGACACTGTCCCGCTGAGTGGGCTGCTGAGGAACACCGGGTAAGTGATGCCTCTGAAGATCTATTTCTATAAATGACATGTGAAATTCCTGTGGGCCTATTTTCTCGGAGATTGGGTAAAGCCAACTCTGAGTCCCTTTAAGCAACTCTCTTTTGGGCTTTCTTAGCTTCAAACCTCTGAGATTTGATGAAGCAGAAGGGAAACAGAAGAAATGCCATTTACTGGGGACTTATTTGTCTCTCATTCTGGGCCCCCTCCTTATGAAACGGTCTGCATGTTACTTTATTGTCTTCACTGGTGCTTCAATTTATGGCTCTTTTGCAGGAGaagcttttaaagaaaatgcagtcTTTATGGGAAAAAGCTTGTGAAAATCAGAGAAACCTGAATGTGGAAACCACCAGAATCAGCCACTGGAAGGTTAGTCCTGTACTAGTCTACCTTCTCCAGGAACTTATGGTGGGCAAATGGGTGACTCTTAAAATAGGAACTTGATATCAAACCGTAATGTTTCtgggagccaaaaaaaaaaaaaaaaaaaagaaaagaaaacattgagaaaaaGTGGCCTCATTTCCTATGTAGAATAGTGTGACGGTTAGATGGGATTTCTAAGAAAACTACTGAAGTCACCCAAAGCATGCTGGTTTGTTTTCATACAAACCTGTAGCTATACACCAACAGATACAAGATACTGGGCCATCTCACAGCATTCTATATGTGCTGGTTGGATAAATGCTGGGCATAAGAGTTATTTGGCAGTCATGCAAAGCTCAAGTGAACCTTCTGAGCCTGGGTCAGCATTAATCTGAATGCTGGTGGACAAGTAGTATTTGGAATTGTATGGAAAATTTGAGGCAGAAAGAGTGACAGGGGAAATCTAGGGCAACCATGAAATTAAGAATCTCAACTAATTAATATTGAATACTACATAACATATGATGAGAAAAGTGGTGAGAAATATGGATTTGTGTCTTGAGGGAGACATGCAAACATGCCCGAAATTTGGGAACTAGTATCTAAATATAAGGAGAACTCTGAGgacttcagaaaaatattaaaaatgattttctctttGTGGATGTATACTCTGAGGGTATGATAGCTAATATTAGTGTGTTGAAAAGTATTTCATAAGAACCTAGTCTATGTTGAATACTAAATTAGAAAATTTGCCAGTATAGAAGAAAGAAAGCATCTTTGTCCTCACAAATCGTACAATCCAAATGAGAGAGGCAAAAATGGTCAACATGCAAATATGTGCAATACATGATGTGTTCGAGTGTGGTAGGTTCTTTGTTGGAGAATAATCAAGCAGGGAAGTAGAAAAGGACAATAGAGGCCAGAAACTGGAGATTAGTGTCTGagttttaaatagggtggtcagaAAAAAAGACTCACTGAAAAATTCAAATTGAACGAAGTTTCGAAGCGGAAGGGGAGCACGAAAGTGTGTATGGATATATATGCGGACCAtgagtgtgtatacatgtatatgtatatgtgtgtttgtgtgtttgtgtgtttgtgtgtgtgtgtgtgtgtgtgtgtgtaaaattccAGTTGGAGAGAACGGTATATGCAGTAATTTTGAGTTTGTGTATATTTGGAGGCCAGGGGAACCACAAAGAAGTCTATGTTTCAGATTGGGTTGACTTagaaaaagaatggaaggaaatgaatTCAGGGAGACAAAGATGGCCAAATCATAAATGCAGCCTTATTAGGATAGGTTTTGCTGGGCGAAATGCATTTAGCTGGACATGTTAGTCTAAGGTCATTTCACATACAATGAGTTTAAGCAACTTGTTACGTAtctcagaaatagaaataattatttcgTTTCTAGTAACTATAGCTCTATACTCCAACTCTTAAGCATGAACTGTTCTTACTTTTCCATAAATATGGGTTGGAATAGAGAAATTCAGACTGTggtctttttttatttccaactatCTTAGAACACTCATTATCTtgaataaatttaatgtaattggTCAGATACATCTATGTTGATCTTTatgcagaaagaaaggaaaggaaaaaaatttgtgGATTCTAAGAACTGGCAAGACTGAGGTTTAAACTATTGGATGTTCGAGAGACAAAAGGAATCAGTGAGATTTAATAGGAGATGGATATATACATTTCTCTTTTGACTAACCCATTATCACTGCAGGATTATGTGAATTTAAGGCTAGAAGCTATTAGAGCTGAGTATCAGAAGATGCCTGCATTTCaccatgaagaagaaaaacataatttggaGATGCtgaaaaagaaggggaaagaaatcTTTCATCGACTTCATTTAAGTAAAGCCAAAATGGCTCACAGGAGGGAGATTTTAAGAGGAACGTATGCGGAGCTGATGAAAATGTGCCATAAACCAGATGTGGAGCTGCTTCAGGTACAAACTCACAATGTGGTTTCAGGTTTTTGAATATTCACATGTATAAGTATTTTCCTCATGGCTGAAATCCATCTCCCTACCTTTATTTCCATGATGTGTTTCCAAAAACACATTCGCATAACTAATGCTACTTTATTGGGAGAGTATAGCCCCGCCAAGGGATTCTACCAGGCCAAAGATCCCTCCTACTTTATCCACCAGCCACAAAACTTTGTGGAATGGTCAAGGTAACAGCCCCAATAACTATTCCCCAACTAAGTCAATAATACATTTTGGGTTGTCAAACATGTATAAAATAGTGAGTGATTCATTTACATTTAGGTTAATTTGAGGACATGGCAAGATCAGAAGTTTTGGGAATCTAGGCTcacattaatattattttgggATCCACTCATTTGGGTAATAGGTTCTGGGAAAGATGACTGAGTAGGTTATTCGAGGTTACCATGGAGCATAGACTCTCTGGGCctcttctcccttcacttctttagAGAATGTCTTCAAGACTCAGACTTTCCCAGGACATTAATTAGTGACAATACGACTGACTGGGTTTTTCGttacagaagaaatagaaaatgctttGCAGAAGAGAAGATGGTAGGGAAATAATATCTTGAGGAACTGACTCCAAATTTCACACTGAACTTAATGAAAGATGCATCTTGTGAACTGCActaaatctttctatttttttttttttacaggcttTTGGAGACATATTACACAGGTGAGAGTGTACCTGGATTTTAGCATATGTTCTTTCACTTTCCACAAATATCAAAGCAGGCTCTACCAAAGTCATGGCATAAATGATTAAGATATTGAtactactttatttcttttttgcatcTACTTTTGTTCCCACACCAGAAAAGACAAGAccactaagtaaataaatacataaataaacaaatagtgaagtaaaatttaaaaaaacatgtttattCCTGACTTTGTTTTATTGCTTAAAAGCCTGCATAGGTGAAagatgaagttttgttttgtggATGGTGAGAAAGTCAccagaggaagcaggagagaagTGGGGGAAGTATTTTAGCAGTGAAAAAGTTGATGATTTGTTGTTCATACCTATACACATATCAGTTAACAGTTCTGAAAAATAGATTGAAAAAACTGTGGAGTGTTAGAACTGTATAAGTCTCTAGGGAAGCTTGTTTCTAAAAGGCAGGTCTAGCTGCCTAGGACAAGTTTCACATTCTTTATCTTGAAAAGGAAGCAGCAGATGCAGCAGTCTCCCCAGAACCCCGCTATTTCAGACAAAGGTGTCAGGGGAGTCTGCCAAGAAGTGGaactcagaatttcatttctaaatattcTCAAGGCCATAAGGCTAAGGAACCTTAAACATCTGGGGCAAAAAATAGGAAAGATCAGACTGAATTCTGACTCAGACTCTCCCACTATGCTTTAAAATTCGGAAACtgtaaatagaaattaatttcaCAAAGGAAGGAATAATTTTTGaattatcaaatttgtgggttcaaaggattctcatgaaatgtcttttaaacacaagtagtgatttttatttattttatggctgTAGATGTTGTAACTGCAGGTTTTTCCTTGCAGGAGTGAGTCCGTGCTGCTGCACATGCCCCAGCCTCTGAATCTAGAGCTCAGTGCAGGGCCCATCACTGGACTGAGGGACAGGCTCAACCAATTCCGAGGTAAGTCTCCACCCACAGGCAGCACTCCCACTATCTAAATTTTATTGTTGTTAGGATCACATAGGTAATATTTCAccctttatcaaatattttactaCTTTATAGACATAAGTGAACAATATAATCATGCAACCCTTTTGTATCTGTGTCTGTATAGTCAGATTTATAGCATTAAGATTAAACGatagtgaaaaacaaatacattatgGCCTCATATGTACTGAGTAATGTAATGGGAAAAAGGAGTAGTGTAGCAAATCTAAAAAAGGAGCAAATGGAACAATGCTCAGAATGAAGGTGAGTTATTTAAtgttaaatacaaaattttacatttctttggtgTTTTCATTTGAACAGCTAAGAACTGTTCTTTTGGGGAATATAGTTCACTGGAGATTcttgggtttttttaatttttttaatggatatatattatgtatttccaAGAAAATTAGTTAATgggtgaaaataaaaagaaatcattttgtgaATACAagtaaaattacaaacaaaaagaagttcaGTTTAATTGCAATATGAAAAGCTACATGTTAAGTCTAAAATCCAGCTTCAGCCCCAAGCTAGCATGGAGGGCCACAGAGAGACTGGTAAAAGATTTTGCAGAAATCTGCTTTAAATGATCACTTATGACATGTACTTATGGATTTTTATCCAGTTATCTAGAGCAGTTCTTGAGTAACTGAAAATCTTCACATTCTTTCCGAAATGATAGCACTAGTTTTTAAGAAtaagaaacatttctaaataatgatCTTGATAACAGCATAGCATTTAGGGCATATAATGTGCAAATTTTGCTTTGAAAATTGGATTGAAAGAAGTTGGTCTTACATTTGGCTCTCAGTATGtaagttttcaaaacatttttaatatctgTGGTTAGCGTTTTGTCTTGTAGATAATATTAATCATCTTTATACTTTATTAGAAGTTACAAGCAAAAGTGTCCTTGTGACTTTACGTTTCCTGGTAAATTAACTGCTTGATAGAACAATTTTTGCTTATCTACACATGCCtatgcatgttttctttctttctttccttctttctatttatttatttatttatttatttatttatttatttatttatgtattttgcagTGGATATTACTCTGCCTCATAATGAAGCCAACAGTCATATCTTCCGACGTGGAGATTTGAGAAGCATTTGTATTGGATGCGACCGTCAAAATGCGCCCCATATCACTGCAACACCTACAAGTTTTCATGCATGGGGTGTTCAGACTTTCACCTCTGGCAAATATTACTGGGAGGTCCATGTAGGGGACTCTTGGAATTGGGCCTTTGGTGTCTGTAATAAGTATTGGAAAGGGACGAATCAGAATGGCAATATACATGGAGAGGAGGGACTCTTTAGTCTTGGGTGTGTTAAGAATGACATTCAGTGCAGCCTCTTTACCACCTCCCCACTTACACTGCAGTATGTCCCAAGACCTACCAACCATGTAGGATTATTCCTGGATTGTGAAGCTAGAACTGTGAGCTTCATTGATGTTAATCAAAGCTCCCCTATATACACCATCCCTAATTGCTCCTTCTCACCTCCTCTCAGGCCTATCTTTTGCTGTATTCACCTCTGACCAGAGACAAATCAGATATGTGTTCACATGCTGTGGGAACCCCTTTATCCCAGAAAGCCCTCTTCCTTGTGCCTTATCAAACAGGACAAATAGGTTCTGTTTTATGTCTTGAATTGCATTCTAATGTTATTAAAACTCATTTATTGTGTTACTATTAAATGCGGTAAAAACACTAAAAGTATATGTATTGgttctttattaattaatttttgaaaaatcattattCATGATCATGGCATGAAAtatattctctgtttttttttctttatttctgactgCCACTGAGTGAACTAATAGTTGACAGACATGTCTGAATGGAGTTAAAATCAGTGGAAGAGAGTCGGGATCTTTTGCTTCATGCAAAAACTTGGAGTGAAGTGTTAATGATAACTGGgaaatgttgtttttctttctctttatgtaACTATATTGCACTTATCCATCATGTTTCATTGTACTAATCTATCCTTTGAGTTAATATCATTTGACCTTCCATGCTGGGCTTCATTTTGGAATTCCCATCACATATATAAATAATCCCGCATTATTAGTGTGCTCTTCTACATTGAAATACACAAGATGATCAGAACAATGCTggattaattgaattttttttaaaaaagtaactaaATATTGACTCCTACCTCAAAACACACACAGTCACTTCCAAATAGATTCAAGTCCTGAAGATTCAAGTCCTGATACAATATTCTCATAAGGATTTCTTAACCAGgacaaaaattaacaattaaaaaaattagttggtgtATACTAATGACGacttctgtgtttcaaaaaacatgATACAAGAATTGAAATGCAAACAATTAGTGGAGAAAGATATTCACCCGAacttgtataaaataaaataccacataTGCGCATGATGaatacttaaaatgtattttaagtatttttccaGATTCTTCCAGAGTGGCCTAGAATAAATTCAGATGGCAGAGTCAATGATGAGATTAGCTGTGGAAATGGGAAACCATTTTTTGGAGGACAGTAGTAATGCTGTGAACTTATGAAAACAACCAAGTATTCAGTAGCAACTAAAATGTGTCTACATAACGTTATTTTACAGATGcgtatctgaaatctgaaatttgaGAGAACATTCTACTAGTGTTCTCTAGTGAGAAAATACAgctggaaggaagaagggagggaagatgaaggagagagaaacagaatgcATTTGAGAGAAAATGCTATGTAGACTAAAATAGAATACTGCAGATACCACGACAAAGTGGTTAAATTGTGTCTTATGGAGCAGAAGTGGCAGAAAATACCACAGTGAAGAGATTTACTATTGGATTGTTAGTTCTGGCTTTTATCCTGTCAATGTTGTGGCTTCTAAACACATCAGTAATCTCCTTTGATCCATGTGCTAATTAACAACCAACATTCTGCCCCCTCTCCCAGattctttcatcattttaaacCTAATCTAATTCTAATCCAGCTGGTCACTGTAACAAATGTAATCatctaagaatttaaaaaaatatttttgatgaactAGTGAATATACCTCATTCTCAACAAAAATACTGTTTGAGAGGAAAAGTCAATGGTATTTGCAACCATTTACCTGCATCCACACATggagacatatacatatatatgtatatatttatgtttctgAGTTAATTGCATTAATTAGAGTGGCTACCTGGTTTAGGATTACACTGGGCTTTGCTGATGAAAGAATTCGGAATCTTGTTTGGTTACCCTGTAATACCTATATGAATATATTAACCCTGTAATTTTACTACTGCCGGAGCTCCCTTAGATGTAATCAAGGATGATTGTATAGGGATGTATATTGTTGCACTCTTTCCAAtcatgaaagagagaaaaataaatatactgtAATGTGGAAATTGTTTAGAAAATTAGAATGCATTTTACTAAACCCTGTAAAAACCAACACCATCTATATGTGTTAATATATTGATACTAAcagattttcttttatctcttacgTGACTATAATTCCTATTTTTCACTAGTATTTTTATTATGGACAGACACAGTATTTTATTATGGATggatatagaaacaaaaataattcccTCTACAGagggtataaaattatatataatcatatatattatatatattatgtattttgtattataggtaaatatttatatctttatattatatataaaatatataatatacagatatttatatatttatattttatataatatgtattatataatataaaaattatatataatatgtattatatataatataaaaattatatatatataatatagggaCTCGATTAGTTTCTGCTAGTGTGAAGACAAGTCATATCATGTCTAGGGTCCATGATGATAGGAGCAGTCAGAGGATTTCTTGCATTGTGATGAGTGAATATAAGTTAAACGAGCCACTTATCTGTAGAATTGATAGCAGGATAATGGCTAGGGTTTCTTCATATGAAATTGTTTGGGCTACAGTTTGTAATGTGCCAATTAGTGCATAATTTGAATTTAATTGCTCTTCCTGATCATAGAATAGAGTAGACGGCTAGGCTTGATAAGGTTAGTAAAAATAGGAGgcctatattaaaattaattagagGATCTGGTATAGGGATGGGGGTTCACAATAGAAGAGCGAAAGAAAGGGCCAGGGTTGGAGCAATAATATAATGGTTAATAGTAGATGTTGAGGGCCATAGGGGTTCTTTGCTGAAAAGTGTTATTGTGTCAGCGAATGATTGAAGCAGTCCCTAAGGGCTTACAATTTTAGGCCCTTTGCGTAGTTGTATGTAGCCTGAGTTTTTGTTAAATGAGTGATTTAAAATCAATactgataataatgataattattattaaatagttatattaatgataataaaattattaatattaattattaatgacTGATACTAACAATTGATACTGATCTTATTAATTAGAAAACAATAATATTAAGTaccaataattaatattaatgttaataatatGAAAACTTTTTATTAGCAATTATTTCTCTATATTGATTCTGGTAATTAATGTCAAtgttaataataaataagtaataattaataataatattactcCTAATACCGCAGTGCGTGTACACCCACctatgatattgttcctaatgtccagggagggagagagcatgGTATTACTTTCAATATTGCAGTAGGTGTACACCCACCCGGTGATATTGATCCGAATATCCGGGGGTGGAGTATGACGTTACTCCCAATATAGCAGTGGGTGTACATCCACCCAGTGATATTGCTCCTAACATTCACGGAGgaagagaatgatattactcccagtatcgcagggagtgtacacctgttctgtgatattgttcctaatatccggagggggagagggagatacTACTCCCAATGTTGCAGGCTATGCacacccaccctgtgatattgttgctaataatatccaggaagggagaggatgatatgatTCCCCATACAGCAGCAGCTGAACACCCACTCTGgatattattcccaatatccATGGAGGGTAGAggctgatattactcccaatatcgcagggggtgtacatccATTCTGTGATACTGTTTTTAATATTCAAAGGCGGAGAagttgatattactcccaatatcacagaaagTGCACAAACCCGTGTGATATTATTCCTACTTCCAGAAGaagagaagatgatattactccccatatcgcaggaggtgtacacccactctgtgatatttttcctaatatgcaGGGCGTGAGAGGATAATATTATTGTTAATAGCGCAGGATGTATACagcccccctgtgatattgtcctTAATATTCCAAGGCGAAGAGGATATTACTGCCAATATTGCAGAAAGTGTACACCACCCCAGTGATATTGTTCCCATGATCCAGGagagaagaggatgatattactttcagTATCACATGGGGTGGGCACGCCCCCAGTGACACTGTTTTGAATTTCAACGTGGGAGAGGAtggtattactcccaatatcacagggggtataAACACTTctttgatattgttcctaatattcagggGTGGAGAGGATGTTATCACTCCCTATATCGCAGAGGGTGTACACCaatctgtgatattgttcattaTTTCTAGAGGGGGGCATGATATTACTCACAATATCGTAAACACGCTGTGTGTCCACCGTGGGACATGATATCCAGGTATGGAAaggagggtgatattactccccatatcgcaGGGGGTGTCCACCCCGCCTGTCACACTGTTTCTTATATGcaagggggagaggatgatattactaccAATATCAAAGACGTGTACAGCcccccttgtgatattgttcctaatatccacgttgggagaggatgatattactcccaatatcacagagggtgtacaccccgcctgtgatattattcctacTATCCAGAATaagagagaatgatattactcgcAATAGTGccggggtgtacacccccctttgtgatattgttcctaatatccagggagggagagcatgaTATTAATAACTCCCAATATCGCTATGGgtgtacacccaccctgtgatattgctcctaatatccagggggtagAGTATGACATTACTCCCAATGTAACAGTGGGTGTACATCCACCCAGggatattgctcctaatattcatggaaggagaaaatgatattactcccaatatcacagggaatGTACgccccttctgtgatattgttcctaatgcCCGGAGggcgagaggatgatattacagCAATAACGCAGACTgtgtacacccaccctgtgatattgtcccTAATATCCAGGAAAAGAGAGGATACGACTACCCATATAGCAGGAGGTGTAAACCCACCCtgagatattgttcctaatatccatggAGGGAAAGAGCCCGATATTACTCCCAAAATCTCAGGGGCTGTACATCCCCCCTGTGATATTTCTCTTAATATTCAAAGgcggagaggatgatattactctcaatcTCGAAGAAAGTGTACACTCCCgagtgatattgttcctaatatccagaaggggagaagatgatattactaCTCATATCGCAGAAGGTGTACACCCActctgtgatatttttcctaatatgcaGTTTGAGGAGAGGATAACATTGCCAATATCGCAGAGAGTGTACACCCGCCCTGTGACATTGCCCTTAATATTCAAAGGCggagaggatgacattactcccaatattgcagaaaGCGTACACTTCCCATTGATATTGGTCCCACGATCCAGGAgaaaagaggatgatattactttcaatatcacaGTGTGTGTACACGCCCccagtgatattgttcctaa is a window of Gorilla gorilla gorilla isolate KB3781 chromosome 9, NHGRI_mGorGor1-v2.1_pri, whole genome shotgun sequence DNA encoding:
- the LOC101149329 gene encoding tripartite motif-containing protein 49D isoform X1, with protein sequence MNSGISQVFQRELTCPICLNYFIDPVTIDCGHSFCRPCFYLNWQDIPILTQCFECLKTTQQRNLKTNIRLKKMASHARKASLWLFLSSEEQMCGTHREAKKIFCEVDRSLLCLLCSSSQEHRYHRHCPAEWAAEEHREKLLKKMQSLWEKACENQRNLNVETTRISHWKDYVNLRLEAIRAEYQKMPAFHHEEEKHNLEMLKKKGKEIFHRLHLSKAKMAHRREILRGTYAELMKMCHKPDVELLQAFGDILHRSESVLLHMPQPLNLELSAGPITGLRDRLNQFRVDITLPHNEANSHIFRRGDLRSICIGCDRQNAPHITATPTSFHAWGVQTFTSGKYYWEVHVGDSWNWAFGVCNKYWKGTNQNGNIHGEEGLFSLGCVKNDIQCSLFTTSPLTLQYVPRPTNHVGLFLDCEARTVSFIDVNQSSPIYTIPNCSFSPPLRPIFCCIHL
- the LOC101149329 gene encoding E3 ubiquitin-protein ligase TRIM48 isoform X2, whose translation is MNSGISQVFQRELTCPICLNYFIDPVTIDCGHSFCRPCFYLNWQDIPILTQCFECLKTTQQRNLKTNIRLKKMASHARKASLWLFLSSEEQMCGTHREAKKIFCEVDRSLLCLLCSSSQEHRYHRHCPAEWAAEEHREKLLKKMQSLWEKACENQRNLNVETTRISHWKAFGDILHRSESVLLHMPQPLNLELSAGPITGLRDRLNQFRVDITLPHNEANSHIFRRGDLRSICIGCDRQNAPHITATPTSFHAWGVQTFTSGKYYWEVHVGDSWNWAFGVCNKYWKGTNQNGNIHGEEGLFSLGCVKNDIQCSLFTTSPLTLQYVPRPTNHVGLFLDCEARTVSFIDVNQSSPIYTIPNCSFSPPLRPIFCCIHL